In Desulfobulbus oralis, one DNA window encodes the following:
- a CDS encoding FtsB family cell division protein yields MKVWTKQRRRTGRGFRRQQNVDRAAARRAFWMLAGFMGILFLAWLLFAPGGGLVSYLKAKRELAGIRQQSTELEKSNALLRQEIGRLKTDEAYLEDVARRQHGLLKKNERVYEFRKKEGR; encoded by the coding sequence GTGAAGGTGTGGACAAAGCAGAGGCGGCGTACCGGCCGGGGCTTCAGAAGGCAGCAAAATGTCGACCGGGCCGCGGCGCGCCGGGCGTTCTGGATGCTCGCGGGCTTCATGGGCATACTCTTCCTGGCCTGGCTGCTCTTCGCGCCGGGCGGCGGTCTCGTGTCCTATCTGAAGGCCAAAAGGGAACTGGCCGGTATACGTCAGCAAAGTACGGAATTGGAAAAGAGCAACGCCCTGCTGCGCCAGGAAATCGGCCGGCTGAAAACGGATGAGGCCTATCTGGAAGATGTGGCTCGCAGACAGCACGGCCTTTTGAAGAAGAACGAGCGCGTATACGAATTCAGGAAAAAGGAAGGCAGGTAG
- a CDS encoding uracil-DNA glycosylase — MKPFAETAENQLRTAELRALARALRARLLLHRDCGIVEYPVVAPLRLGPKAQTCPDPGMMGAPGATLRSPGLPAGKTGPPKGPQPGAWACGPEQQAVVPEQLRGLQAEVLACRRCPLAAARRVPGQGRVGAAFMVVGDFAVLPPQGQQEQPLCFGLEEDVMLWNMMGNVLHLGPESVYVSNVLKCPPAPGQAPADLCLQQCRAHLLAEIALLRPALICAMGELAARTLLATKEPVARLRGGRAHALKIGDGAMSALPVMVTYHPRFLLQQPLLKRAALEDLQAMQARLQRGGRR; from the coding sequence GTGAAGCCTTTTGCCGAAACAGCGGAGAATCAACTGCGGACAGCGGAGCTGCGGGCCCTGGCCCGGGCGCTCCGCGCACGACTCCTGCTGCATCGGGACTGCGGCATTGTCGAATACCCTGTCGTGGCCCCGCTGCGGCTCGGGCCAAAGGCGCAGACCTGCCCCGATCCGGGTATGATGGGTGCCCCTGGCGCGACGCTGCGTTCGCCTGGGCTGCCGGCCGGCAAGACGGGGCCCCCGAAGGGGCCACAGCCCGGAGCATGGGCTTGTGGGCCGGAACAACAGGCTGTTGTCCCCGAACAACTGCGCGGGCTGCAGGCCGAAGTGCTGGCCTGCCGGCGCTGCCCCCTGGCCGCGGCCCGTCGCGTGCCGGGGCAGGGCAGGGTCGGCGCGGCCTTCATGGTGGTGGGTGATTTCGCCGTTTTGCCACCGCAGGGGCAACAGGAGCAGCCCCTGTGCTTCGGCCTGGAAGAGGACGTCATGCTCTGGAATATGATGGGCAATGTCCTGCACCTGGGGCCGGAGAGCGTGTATGTCAGCAACGTGCTCAAGTGTCCGCCTGCGCCGGGGCAGGCGCCGGCTGACCTCTGCCTGCAGCAGTGCCGGGCCCATTTGCTGGCGGAAATCGCGTTGCTGCGGCCCGCGCTCATCTGCGCCATGGGCGAGCTGGCGGCGCGGACGCTGCTGGCGACGAAGGAACCGGTGGCGCGTCTGCGTGGCGGCCGGGCCCATGCCCTGAAAATTGGCGACGGGGCCATGAGCGCCTTGCCGGTCATGGTAACCTATCATCCCCGTTTTCTTTTGCAGCAGCCGCTCCTGAAACGGGCGGCGCTGGAAGATCTGCAGGCCATGCAGGCCCGTCTGCAGCGCGGCGGCCGGCGCTGA
- a CDS encoding diadenylate cyclase gives MTDQEQHSFLRRCVSDILNGLAGGFTRFSGPSRAAALVAPTPESPLYVCDPQRLLRGHEPIFRQLFLDNEDWRHRNLDVLRGRRFIDVLPLPDPDLSGLLASGASSGPVFFQYWFTEEHPNLCSTGPSKCWLEHAIWRLTNDLASGDGNFTGISGDFLKEYATHAVRDYIIDRMNALVGWDTPLRIYPVLDAVLMLSETREEGSWPEGELLFIDPRREPDLEYLIRFDEAARPRLVHYRYVRKMLQCVEKAARFLVSDGQSVLGICGGARPHFSVSAEFLGHRGFIRINKDKVCSFAEGRFSSINYRPTLVQLEELLLECDLDPGRRFFLFRIVTGMVYHAQRQKHGCTLVLDLNEKPEKITGYVLNPPLPLAKPAMLHMAKSLAKVDGALHIGADLHLHGFASLLDGQAFGGENRARGARYNSALRYSREHPNVVVVVVSADMPVSVLYRGRDRSEDEWRRQPQAGSYPLVPLADWVA, from the coding sequence ATGACGGACCAGGAGCAGCATTCCTTTTTGCGGCGCTGCGTCAGCGACATTCTAAACGGCCTTGCCGGCGGTTTTACCCGCTTTTCCGGCCCCAGCCGGGCTGCGGCACTGGTGGCGCCCACCCCGGAAAGCCCTCTCTATGTCTGTGACCCCCAGCGGCTGCTCCGGGGCCACGAACCCATCTTCAGACAGCTTTTTCTGGACAATGAGGACTGGCGGCACCGTAACCTGGATGTGCTGCGCGGCCGGAGATTCATCGATGTGCTGCCCCTGCCCGATCCGGATCTCTCCGGCCTTTTGGCGAGCGGCGCCTCGTCCGGACCGGTTTTTTTCCAGTACTGGTTTACCGAAGAGCATCCGAATCTCTGCTCGACCGGCCCCAGCAAATGCTGGCTGGAGCACGCCATCTGGCGGCTCACCAACGACCTGGCCAGCGGCGATGGGAATTTTACCGGCATTTCCGGTGATTTCCTGAAGGAATACGCCACCCACGCAGTGCGCGACTACATCATCGACCGTATGAACGCGCTGGTGGGCTGGGACACGCCGCTGCGCATCTATCCGGTGCTGGACGCGGTGCTGATGCTCTCCGAAACCCGGGAAGAAGGCTCCTGGCCCGAAGGCGAACTGCTCTTCATCGACCCGCGGCGGGAGCCGGATCTCGAATACCTGATCCGCTTTGACGAGGCGGCCCGGCCCCGGCTCGTGCACTACCGTTATGTGCGCAAGATGCTGCAATGTGTGGAGAAGGCGGCCCGTTTTCTGGTGAGCGACGGCCAGTCGGTGCTGGGCATCTGCGGCGGCGCCCGGCCGCATTTTTCCGTCAGCGCCGAATTTCTGGGCCACCGGGGTTTTATCCGGATCAATAAAGACAAAGTGTGCAGCTTTGCGGAAGGGCGTTTCTCCTCCATCAACTATCGGCCTACCCTGGTGCAGCTTGAGGAGCTGCTGCTGGAATGCGACCTCGATCCGGGCCGCCGTTTTTTCCTGTTCCGCATCGTGACCGGCATGGTCTACCATGCCCAGCGCCAGAAGCACGGCTGCACCCTGGTGCTGGACTTGAACGAAAAGCCCGAGAAAATCACCGGCTATGTGCTGAATCCGCCCCTGCCCCTGGCCAAGCCGGCCATGCTCCATATGGCCAAGTCCCTGGCCAAGGTGGACGGCGCCCTGCACATCGGCGCGGATTTGCATCTGCACGGCTTTGCCAGTCTTTTGGACGGCCAGGCCTTTGGCGGAGAAAACCGGGCCCGGGGGGCGCGCTACAATTCGGCCCTGCGGTACAGCCGCGAGCATCCGAACGTGGTCGTGGTGGTGGTGTCGGCCGATATGCCGGTCTCCGTGCTCTACCGGGGCAGGGACCGCTCCGAGGACGAGTGGCGACGCCAGCCGCAGGCGGGTTCCTATCCGCTGGTGCCGCTTGCCGACTGGGTGGCCTGA
- the dnaG gene encoding DNA primase encodes MPFAARDAVKDAVREAADIVEVIGEHVALRRSGARYMGLCPFHGEKTPSFSVNPQEQLFYCFGCGARGDVFSFVMQHEHVDFPEALKMLAARYHITLPDRQLSDAERARLKERDRLYAVYEAATRCYEKALWDAGLGAPGRGYLEARGVPAEAARQYRLGYAPTPEIAGWDWLTQMLSGTEGPHFDRELLVQAGLAAVNKSGRLYDRFRGRVLFPLVDTGGRVTAFGGRLLGEGQPKYMNSPESPIFSKSRQLFGLYPHREAIRKARRALVVEGNFDLLSLAIHGVGNVVAPLGTALTRDHVHALAHYCDEVVLLFDADIAGSRAAMRSIPFFLEEGLAARVALLPQGHDPDSYVREQGRAAIDALVESALPLAEFFLDALIARHGLSLGGKAQIVQELKPLIRSARKQEQRELMVAHFAGRLGLSTDYFRGGAVPPGPEAPPSPEETCETAAPEQPLICPLRRLSRQENQVLDFLLFWPEYCQPLADAGLAGVLRSPALVHLLELMLAHGAATASAPEYLLAAPLEADERAYIAERLGQPPAFVGGDAAAEARTMFGQLMQWIGQQQRLQESARLQRALEAAEQRGDSRGALELLRARRQSDRGGP; translated from the coding sequence ATGCCCTTTGCAGCGCGGGATGCGGTCAAAGATGCGGTGCGCGAGGCTGCCGATATAGTGGAGGTCATTGGCGAGCACGTGGCTCTCAGGCGTTCCGGCGCGCGCTACATGGGCCTGTGCCCTTTCCACGGCGAGAAGACGCCGTCCTTTTCGGTGAACCCGCAGGAGCAGCTTTTTTACTGTTTCGGCTGCGGCGCCAGGGGCGACGTCTTTTCCTTTGTCATGCAGCACGAGCACGTGGATTTTCCCGAGGCCCTGAAGATGCTGGCAGCCCGCTACCACATCACGCTGCCGGACAGGCAGTTGAGCGATGCCGAAAGGGCACGGCTGAAGGAACGGGATCGGCTCTATGCGGTTTATGAGGCGGCCACGCGCTGCTACGAAAAGGCCCTGTGGGATGCCGGACTGGGGGCGCCGGGCCGCGGGTACCTGGAGGCTCGGGGGGTGCCGGCCGAGGCGGCCAGGCAGTACCGTCTGGGCTACGCGCCGACCCCGGAGATTGCCGGCTGGGACTGGCTCACGCAGATGTTGAGCGGGACGGAGGGGCCGCACTTCGACCGGGAACTGCTCGTGCAGGCCGGGCTTGCGGCGGTGAATAAAAGCGGCAGGCTCTATGACCGCTTCCGCGGCCGGGTGCTGTTTCCGCTCGTCGACACGGGCGGCCGGGTGACGGCCTTTGGCGGGCGCCTCTTGGGCGAGGGCCAGCCCAAGTACATGAATTCACCGGAGAGTCCGATTTTCAGCAAGAGCCGCCAGCTCTTCGGCCTCTATCCGCATCGGGAAGCCATCAGGAAGGCTAGGCGCGCGCTGGTGGTCGAGGGCAATTTCGATCTGCTGTCCCTGGCCATTCACGGCGTGGGCAATGTGGTGGCGCCGCTGGGCACGGCGCTGACCAGAGATCATGTGCACGCGCTCGCTCACTACTGCGACGAGGTGGTTTTGCTCTTTGATGCCGATATTGCGGGCTCCAGGGCCGCCATGCGGAGCATCCCCTTCTTTCTGGAGGAAGGGCTGGCCGCGCGGGTGGCGCTCCTGCCCCAAGGCCATGATCCGGACAGCTATGTGCGGGAGCAGGGCAGGGCGGCCATTGACGCGCTGGTGGAGAGCGCCTTGCCGCTCGCGGAATTTTTTCTGGATGCGCTGATCGCCAGACACGGCCTGAGTTTGGGCGGCAAGGCGCAGATCGTGCAGGAACTGAAGCCGCTCATTCGTTCGGCCCGCAAACAGGAGCAGCGGGAACTCATGGTCGCCCACTTTGCCGGCAGGCTGGGCCTGTCCACAGACTATTTCCGGGGCGGCGCCGTCCCGCCCGGGCCCGAGGCGCCTCCCTCTCCGGAGGAAACGTGCGAAACGGCCGCGCCTGAGCAGCCCCTGATCTGCCCCTTGCGCCGGCTTTCCCGGCAGGAAAACCAGGTGCTGGATTTCCTCCTCTTCTGGCCGGAATACTGTCAGCCGCTTGCCGATGCCGGCCTGGCGGGAGTCCTGCGCAGCCCGGCTCTGGTGCACCTGCTGGAGCTGATGCTGGCCCATGGCGCGGCCACGGCTTCGGCGCCGGAGTATCTGCTGGCTGCACCGCTTGAAGCGGACGAACGCGCCTATATCGCCGAGCGTCTGGGGCAGCCGCCGGCCTTTGTCGGTGGGGATGCGGCCGCCGAGGCCAGGACCATGTTCGGGCAGCTCATGCAGTGGATAGGGCAGCAGCAAAGGCTGCAGGAGAGCGCCCGTTTGCAGCGGGCGCTGGAGGCGGCGGAACAGCGGGGGGACAGCCGGGGCGCCCTGGAGCTGCTGCGCGCCAGGCGGCAAAGCGACCGGGGTGGGCCCTGA
- a CDS encoding sigma-70 family RNA polymerase sigma factor, with translation MDLETQHSEGQNRCGAASCWDGRERRRSPYDRRLGGDRRQGDRRGLGSDDDPMNLYLRDMGNLQLLSHEEELGLARIMEDGERRIQNAVLRLTLGMSALDDLAADLKRGTVRITAILKGLPEQEGEETAQAQAELLERIADAGHLARRRSGLFAELGQVALESDEGRRLAREILGCGQDISALFAPYRFRAQGLLSVADAVREIGQKFAKVRVAAQQRELLKAAGRPGEAPPDPEALDRRISYELAGTLGVSWPVFESLQQEVETGRTTAKQAKDTLVQANLRLVVSVARKYVQRGLPLTDLIQEGNMGLLKAVERYDYSRGFRFSTYATWWIRQAIHRAVADHGRTIRLPVHVLEMINRMFRSSREFQQEEQREPTVQELAEKMGQPLESVSSTLKIAQDAISLDAPVDDEESAMLGDFIESHAYPDPQDISMEESLKRCLARVMHTLTPREEQVLRMRYGIELETDYTLEEVGRCFRVTRERIRQIEVQALNKLRHPSRSSALQESYFAG, from the coding sequence GTGGATCTGGAAACACAGCATTCGGAAGGACAAAACCGTTGTGGGGCAGCTTCCTGTTGGGATGGGAGAGAACGCCGCCGTTCCCCGTACGACCGGCGTCTGGGCGGGGACAGGCGTCAGGGGGACCGGCGCGGCCTGGGCAGCGACGACGATCCCATGAACCTCTACCTGCGGGATATGGGGAATCTGCAACTTTTGAGCCACGAGGAAGAATTGGGTCTGGCCCGCATAATGGAGGACGGGGAGCGCCGTATTCAGAACGCCGTGCTCCGCCTGACACTGGGCATGAGCGCGCTTGATGATCTGGCGGCTGACCTGAAACGGGGTACGGTACGGATCACAGCCATTCTGAAAGGTCTGCCCGAGCAGGAAGGCGAGGAAACCGCGCAGGCACAGGCCGAGCTGCTGGAGCGCATTGCCGATGCGGGACACTTGGCCCGGCGTCGCAGCGGTCTTTTTGCCGAGTTGGGTCAGGTGGCCTTGGAGAGTGATGAGGGCCGGCGGCTCGCCCGGGAAATTCTGGGGTGCGGCCAGGACATCTCGGCCCTGTTTGCCCCATACCGTTTTCGCGCCCAGGGGCTGCTCTCCGTGGCCGATGCGGTCAGGGAAATCGGGCAGAAGTTCGCCAAAGTCCGGGTTGCGGCCCAGCAGCGGGAACTGCTCAAGGCGGCGGGCAGGCCGGGCGAGGCCCCGCCCGACCCGGAGGCGCTGGACCGGCGGATCAGCTATGAGCTGGCCGGCACTTTGGGCGTGAGCTGGCCGGTCTTCGAGAGCCTGCAGCAGGAGGTGGAGACCGGCCGCACCACGGCCAAACAGGCAAAAGATACGCTGGTGCAGGCCAATCTGCGTCTGGTGGTTTCGGTGGCGCGCAAGTACGTGCAGCGCGGTCTGCCCCTGACCGATCTGATTCAGGAAGGCAACATGGGCCTGCTCAAGGCGGTGGAGCGCTACGACTATTCCCGGGGCTTCCGCTTTTCCACCTATGCCACCTGGTGGATCCGGCAGGCCATTCACCGGGCCGTGGCGGATCATGGCCGCACCATCCGGCTGCCGGTGCATGTGCTGGAGATGATCAACCGCATGTTCCGCAGCTCGAGGGAATTCCAGCAGGAAGAGCAGCGGGAGCCCACGGTGCAGGAGCTGGCGGAGAAGATGGGGCAGCCGCTGGAATCCGTGTCGTCCACCCTGAAAATTGCGCAGGACGCCATTTCCCTGGATGCGCCGGTGGACGATGAGGAAAGCGCCATGCTGGGTGATTTCATCGAAAGCCACGCCTATCCGGACCCGCAGGACATTTCCATGGAGGAAAGCCTGAAGCGCTGTCTGGCCCGGGTGATGCACACCCTGACACCCCGGGAAGAGCAGGTGCTTCGCATGCGCTACGGCATTGAGCTGGAAACCGACTATACGCTGGAAGAGGTGGGGCGCTGTTTCCGGGTGACCCGTGAGCGTATCCGCCAGATAGAAGTGCAGGCGCTGAACAAGCTCCGACATCCATCCCGAAGCAGTGCATTGCAGGAATCGTATTTTGCAGGGTAG
- the dprA gene encoding DNA-processing protein DprA has translation MICEDAESWLTLQFLPGLGPGRIARLLAHWGRAEEILEHRAEAARLPGLARILDDDSALNAARDQARRELERIARQDISLISCVSGHYPWALREIADRPVLLYVQGEVALLAQPMLAIIGARSASGYGLRTARRFAAAAAERGLAVVSGAAYGIDAAAHQGALQVGGKTVAVLGCGVDVAYPAAHRGLLRDIAQSGAVVSEFPLGTRPEAFRFPIRNRIISGLSRAVLVVEAGEKSGSLITARLALDQGREVLAIPGSIDSLKSSGAHWLIQQGATLIQRVEDVFEAMAWSVPAGTNDKGGPSPEVPLAPEERQVLQALDAYPADIDRIAQQCGLALTALQPLLLALELRGLVRRLPGQLYERVRP, from the coding sequence ATGATCTGCGAGGATGCGGAATCGTGGCTCACCCTGCAGTTTCTGCCGGGCTTGGGGCCGGGCCGTATTGCCCGGCTTCTGGCCCATTGGGGCCGGGCAGAGGAGATTCTGGAGCACCGGGCCGAGGCGGCGCGCCTGCCGGGCCTTGCCCGGATTTTGGACGACGACAGCGCTCTGAACGCCGCCCGTGACCAGGCCCGGCGTGAGCTGGAGCGCATAGCCCGTCAGGACATTTCGCTCATTTCCTGCGTCAGCGGGCACTATCCTTGGGCACTGCGGGAAATTGCGGACAGGCCGGTTTTGCTGTACGTACAGGGCGAGGTCGCCCTGCTTGCCCAGCCGATGCTGGCCATTATCGGCGCCCGCAGCGCCAGCGGATACGGCCTGCGCACCGCCAGGCGCTTTGCGGCGGCCGCGGCGGAGCGCGGGCTGGCCGTGGTGTCCGGCGCGGCCTATGGCATAGATGCGGCTGCGCACCAGGGCGCTTTGCAGGTTGGCGGCAAAACCGTGGCCGTGCTGGGCTGCGGCGTGGATGTGGCCTACCCGGCCGCGCATCGCGGACTGCTGCGCGACATCGCCCAGAGTGGCGCGGTGGTCTCCGAATTTCCTCTGGGCACCAGGCCCGAGGCCTTTCGTTTCCCCATCCGTAACCGCATTATCAGCGGCCTGTCCCGGGCGGTGCTGGTCGTTGAGGCCGGCGAAAAATCCGGCTCGCTCATCACTGCCCGGCTGGCCCTGGATCAGGGCAGGGAGGTGCTGGCCATTCCGGGCAGCATTGATTCTTTAAAGAGCAGCGGCGCCCACTGGCTGATTCAGCAGGGTGCCACGCTGATTCAGCGGGTTGAGGATGTGTTCGAGGCCATGGCCTGGTCGGTTCCAGCGGGTACGAACGACAAGGGGGGCCCCTCTCCCGAGGTCCCGCTTGCACCGGAGGAACGGCAGGTTCTGCAGGCCCTTGACGCCTATCCTGCCGATATTGACCGAATCGCCCAGCAATGCGGTCTGGCGCTTACGGCGCTGCAACCGCTGCTGCTTGCCTTGGAATTGCGGGGATTGGTGCGGCGCCTGCCTGGCCAGCTCTATGAGCGGGTGCGGCCATGA
- the rpe gene encoding ribulose-phosphate 3-epimerase — protein sequence MRRVMIAPSILSADFARLGEELRAVERAGADCIHIDVMDGHFVPNLTIGPLVVAALRKVTGLPLDVHLMIEHPDRYVPDFIRAGADWISVHVESCPHLHRSLGLIREAGAKTGVVLNPATPLCALDHVLEMVDFVMLMTVNPGFGGQSFIGAMLPKIVSLRERLDAVNPAAGIEVDGGIGPATIAAAAAAGANIFVAGSAIYGQNSYEEAIRAMQNSIRLQAGGPSYAV from the coding sequence ATGCGACGAGTTATGATTGCGCCTTCCATCCTGTCCGCGGATTTCGCCCGCCTGGGCGAGGAGCTGCGTGCAGTGGAGCGGGCCGGTGCGGACTGCATCCATATCGACGTCATGGACGGGCATTTTGTGCCCAACCTGACCATTGGCCCCCTGGTGGTGGCCGCCCTGCGCAAGGTGACCGGACTGCCGCTTGACGTGCATCTGATGATCGAGCATCCGGACAGATACGTGCCGGACTTCATCAGGGCCGGAGCCGACTGGATCAGCGTGCACGTGGAGAGCTGTCCGCATCTGCACCGCAGCCTTGGCCTGATCCGGGAGGCGGGTGCAAAGACGGGCGTGGTGCTCAATCCGGCCACGCCGCTCTGCGCGCTGGATCATGTGCTGGAGATGGTGGATTTTGTCATGTTGATGACCGTGAATCCGGGTTTTGGCGGCCAGTCCTTTATTGGGGCCATGCTGCCGAAGATTGTGTCCCTCAGGGAACGGCTGGATGCGGTGAATCCGGCTGCCGGCATCGAGGTGGACGGTGGCATCGGGCCGGCAACCATTGCGGCGGCCGCGGCGGCAGGCGCAAATATTTTTGTTGCAGGATCGGCGATCTACGGTCAAAATTCCTATGAAGAGGCGATTCGCGCCATGCAGAACAGCATTCGCTTGCAGGCAGGAGGTCCCAGCTATGCCGTATAA
- a CDS encoding glucose-6-phosphate isomerase, with amino-acid sequence MPYKDFSSLSAATRLLELARKPFDLSRAGALSPQRIRDYRSSACGFDLLYATERLDEPVLDALQALADEAGLIEQFMAMKRGAPMNRIEGYACENRQVLHTASRDLFSAQPYAPEATARAKRELEKLRHFLDKVAAGDIVNERGESLGTLVQVGIGGSDLGPRALSQALSAFALPGREARFIANVDPDDAAAVLSGLDLNRSLVVVVSKSGTTLETLTNEELMRAALARAGLDPARHMLAVTGEGSPMDDSSRYLASFYMYDYIGGRYSATSMVGAVTLGFTLGFEALLAFLRGAWEMDLAAESPDIRNNLPLLLALIGIWNRNFLGYPSCAILPYSQALARFPAHLQQCDMESNGKSVTRQGNMVTWQTGPVIWGEPGTNGQHAFYQLMHQGTEIVPAEFIGFRRSQRDLDIMVSGTTSQQKLVANMLAQSLALARGRDDDNPARRFPGNRPNLVLLADQLTPYQMGALLALYEHRIAFQGFSWNINSFDQEGVQLGKVLAKKLLQHMAEGDARSGNSPAGTSPEEALLALAGMLGRDRP; translated from the coding sequence ATGCCGTATAAAGATTTTTCCTCCCTGAGTGCGGCCACGCGGCTTTTAGAACTGGCCAGAAAGCCTTTCGATCTGAGCCGGGCCGGCGCGCTGTCCCCGCAACGTATCCGGGATTACAGAAGCAGTGCCTGCGGTTTTGACCTGCTCTACGCCACCGAACGGCTGGATGAGCCGGTTTTGGACGCCCTGCAGGCGCTCGCGGACGAGGCCGGGCTGATCGAGCAGTTCATGGCCATGAAAAGGGGCGCCCCGATGAATCGGATCGAGGGCTATGCCTGTGAAAACCGGCAGGTTTTGCACACCGCCAGCCGGGATCTGTTTTCTGCCCAGCCCTATGCGCCCGAGGCCACGGCCAGAGCCAAAAGGGAATTGGAGAAGCTGCGCCATTTTCTGGACAAAGTGGCGGCCGGCGACATTGTGAACGAGCGGGGCGAGAGCCTGGGCACGCTCGTGCAGGTGGGGATTGGCGGTTCGGATCTGGGGCCACGGGCACTGTCCCAGGCCCTGAGCGCCTTTGCCCTGCCCGGGCGGGAGGCCCGTTTCATCGCCAATGTGGATCCCGACGATGCGGCGGCCGTGCTGTCCGGGCTGGATTTGAACCGGAGTCTGGTCGTGGTGGTGTCCAAAAGCGGCACCACGCTGGAAACCCTGACCAACGAGGAGCTGATGCGCGCGGCACTGGCCAGGGCTGGCCTGGACCCGGCAAGGCACATGCTGGCCGTCACCGGCGAGGGCAGCCCCATGGACGATTCCAGCCGCTATCTCGCCTCCTTCTACATGTACGACTATATCGGTGGTCGCTATTCCGCCACCTCCATGGTGGGGGCCGTGACCCTGGGCTTCACGCTGGGCTTCGAGGCGCTGCTGGCCTTTCTCCGGGGTGCCTGGGAGATGGATCTGGCTGCCGAATCCCCCGATATCCGGAACAATCTGCCGCTGCTGCTGGCTCTGATCGGCATCTGGAACCGCAATTTTCTGGGTTATCCGAGCTGTGCCATCCTGCCCTACAGCCAGGCGCTGGCCCGCTTCCCGGCCCATCTGCAGCAGTGCGACATGGAGAGCAACGGCAAGTCGGTGACCCGGCAGGGGAACATGGTGACCTGGCAGACCGGGCCGGTCATCTGGGGCGAGCCCGGCACCAATGGCCAGCACGCCTTTTACCAGCTCATGCACCAGGGCACCGAGATCGTTCCTGCTGAATTCATCGGCTTTCGCAGGAGCCAGCGCGACCTGGACATCATGGTTTCCGGTACCACATCCCAGCAGAAGCTGGTGGCCAACATGCTGGCCCAGTCGCTCGCCCTGGCCAGGGGCAGGGACGATGACAACCCGGCCAGACGTTTCCCCGGCAACCGGCCCAATCTGGTGCTGCTCGCGGACCAACTGACCCCATACCAGATGGGAGCGCTGCTGGCGCTCTACGAGCACCGCATCGCCTTTCAGGGCTTTTCGTGGAACATCAATTCCTTTGACCAGGAAGGCGTGCAACTGGGCAAGGTGCTGGCGAAAAAGCTCCTGCAGCACATGGCGGAGGGCGATGCCCGGTCGGGGAATAGTCCAGCCGGGACGAGCCCGGAGGAGGCGCTTTTGGCGCTTGCCGGAATGCTGGGTCGGGACAGGCCGTAA
- the dsrA gene encoding dissimilatory-type sulfite reductase subunit alpha: protein MAKHQTPLLDELEKGPWPSFVTALKQQAETKPECWDLLGQLELSYKDRITHWKHGGIVGVFGYGGGVVGRYSDRPDLFPGVEHFHTMRVNQPSGMYYSTQHLRAMMDLWEKYGSGVTNMHGSTGDMILLGCRTESLELMFHDMTHQLNQDLGGSGSNLRTPSCCLGESRCEWACYDTQEVCHTLTQKYQDELHRPAFPYKFKFKFSGCPNDCVAAIARCDFAVIGTWKDDIRIDQDAVKKYIACDPAYPADGGAHKGRDWGKFDIQKEVINLCPTHCMKMDGDKLVIDNSECNRCMHCINVMPRALRPGLEKGATISIGAKAPILEGAQFATLVVPFVKVSKDDDYETLTEYIEKIWDWWMEVGKNRERVGETMQRVGLPTFLKVMEIEPLPQHVKEPRSNPYIFWREEEVPGGWERDIVEFRKRHAA, encoded by the coding sequence ATGGCAAAGCACCAAACGCCCCTGTTGGACGAGCTGGAAAAAGGCCCATGGCCGAGCTTCGTGACCGCTTTGAAACAGCAGGCTGAGACCAAGCCGGAATGCTGGGACCTTCTTGGCCAGCTTGAGCTCTCCTACAAAGACCGTATTACCCACTGGAAACATGGCGGTATTGTTGGTGTATTCGGTTATGGTGGTGGTGTTGTCGGCCGGTATTCGGATCGACCGGATCTGTTCCCGGGCGTGGAGCATTTCCATACCATGCGTGTCAACCAGCCGTCAGGCATGTACTACAGCACCCAGCATCTGCGTGCCATGATGGATCTGTGGGAAAAATACGGTTCCGGTGTCACCAATATGCACGGTTCCACCGGCGACATGATCCTTTTGGGCTGCCGCACCGAGAGTCTGGAACTCATGTTCCATGATATGACACACCAGTTGAATCAGGATCTGGGCGGCTCCGGCTCCAACCTGCGTACCCCGTCCTGCTGCCTGGGCGAGTCCCGCTGCGAGTGGGCCTGCTATGATACCCAGGAAGTCTGCCACACCCTGACCCAGAAGTATCAGGACGAACTCCATCGCCCGGCTTTCCCCTACAAGTTCAAATTCAAATTTTCCGGCTGCCCGAACGACTGCGTCGCCGCCATTGCCCGCTGCGATTTTGCCGTTATCGGCACCTGGAAAGACGATATCCGCATTGACCAGGATGCGGTCAAGAAGTATATCGCCTGCGATCCGGCCTATCCGGCCGACGGCGGTGCGCACAAGGGCCGTGACTGGGGCAAGTTCGATATCCAGAAAGAGGTCATCAATCTGTGCCCGACCCACTGCATGAAGATGGATGGCGACAAACTGGTGATCGACAACTCCGAGTGCAACCGCTGCATGCACTGCATCAATGTCATGCCCCGCGCCCTGCGGCCCGGCCTGGAAAAGGGCGCGACCATCTCCATCGGTGCCAAGGCCCCGATTCTGGAAGGTGCCCAGTTTGCCACCTTGGTTGTGCCTTTTGTCAAAGTTTCCAAGGATGACGACTATGAAACGCTGACCGAGTACATCGAGAAGATTTGGGACTGGTGGATGGAGGTCGGGAAAAACCGTGAGCGCGTGGGCGAGACCATGCAGCGCGTCGGTTTGCCCACCTTCCTGAAGGTCATGGAAATCGAGCCCCTGCCGCAGCACGTCAAGGAGCCTCGTTCCAATCCCTACATCTTCTGGCGTGAAGAGGAAGTGCCGGGCGGCTGGGAGCGCGACATTGTCGAGTTCCGCAAGCGCCATGCGGCCTGA